In Trichomycterus rosablanca isolate fTriRos1 chromosome 2, fTriRos1.hap1, whole genome shotgun sequence, the genomic window GGCTGCCAGTACATGTTGCATAAGAGAGGTACCTTCATTAAGCTGGACATATGTAACATGAAAAGAACTTAGAGTGCAGAGTTAGAGTACAGAGTTTCTgagctttttttaattaagtggTTCAGATATATTCAAAGGATGACCATgggctatacactgatcagctataacattaaaaccacctccttgtttctacacacactgtccattttatcagctccacttagaagtactttgtagttctacaattactgactgtaatctgttgttagccccctttcatgctgttcttcaatggtcaggactcccaggaccactacagagcaggtattatttgggtggtgggtcattctcatcactgtagtgacactgacatggtggtggtgtgttagtgtgtgttgtgctggtctgattggataagacacctcactgtcactgctggactaagaatagtccaccaaccaaaaatatccaaccaacagaaccccgtgggcagcgtcctgtgaccactgatgaaggtctagaagatgaccaactcaaacagcagcaataaatgggtgattgtctctgactttacatctacaatgtgaaccaactaggtaggagtgtctaatagagtggacacggtatttaaaaactccagcagcgctgctgtgtctgatccactcacaccagaaccatgtcagtgtcactgcagtgctgagaatcatccaccacctaaataatacctgctctgtgagggtcctgaccattgaagaacagagtgaaagtaggctaaaaagcatgcagagaaacagatggactacagtcagtaattgtagaactacgaagtgctcctatatggtaagtggagctgataaaatggacagtgagtgtagaaacaaggaggtggttgtaatgtcatggttgatcggtgtatccCACAGCTGGAATGAAAAGAGAAAGTGAAAGTGAAATCTGGGATTGACAAATTTGGACTGATCTTCTCAGTCTGCTGCCAATGCAACACTCATTAGAAATAGAGGACAAAATATTAGATGAAAATACGTTCTCCAGACTGTCCCATAAAGGTTATactatgtataaatgtatgaatCTGGTAAGTGAGAAGGCCAGGTTAGGTGCTCAGATTTATTCTGGTAATCATTAAACCACTGTTAGTGGTATGCATAATAAGGAATTCATGCAATTCAACCTACAGAATTTtactagtaaaaataaatgtaaaaaataggtTTATTTCCTCAATATGTATATTGCTTGTACCTGATTTTGCGCAGCATGCCTAGGTCAGGGTTAAGGGATGACAATTTCTGTGCCAGTTTCCATACAGTAATGAGAAAGAAGAATGCATTCACCTGAAAGAAGTGGTAAAGTAAACATAATGAGACAATCACTtttcaaaatgagtgaaatcAGTTCACATGTCTGTGGCTGTACTTACAGCAATTATGACACAAACGGGACCAAAGAAACTCCAGATGAAGCCCTTCTCCAGGTTGAGCCAGCAGCTACAAGCAGACAAGCAATGTTCGTCAAACAAAAATGCAAACAATAGAAAATGTAACTCCAGTGTTTCATTCCAGATGATGTGCCTGACATCAAATAGATTTGGCTTGAAGCAAGTTTGTGAACTATTTAACTTGACTTTAAGGATCTGGTCTGAGTGTCCCAAAAGCATCATAGCACAACAATCATCATTAAATAGTAAATGTTGCATATCATTAAACACTCTCTTTACCAGCTTATTCATGatgctttaaaaaaatcagACCCAGACAAGCCTGTGTAAACTTACTGGTGCTTGGTGCCATATCCTCCAGCATTAACAACAGCTGATATGGCGACAATGAGGGCAGGAACTCCATAACCAGCAGCCATCAGGTAGTAAGAATTTACCGAGGTGTTAAAGACAAGCACCACCATGCGGAACAGCTGCACGCCCTCCAGACACATCCAGCAGAAAGCTGCCAGAAAGAAGAAATGCAGCATGGCTGCCACGAACGCACAGCCCACCTACAGTATAAACAGATAAGTGACAGTAATGGGTTTCATTTAGAAAATTGATCAATTTAAATGTAACATAATGCATAAGGTTATTATGACAATGTGCTAGAGTTAAAATATACATACTGCAATTTAGGATGATATATTTAGTGGTgtagaattaaattaaatccaCGGGGAATTCTGCTTAGTTTcacagaccttgtttttcaaaaatcacagatttcactcaTAAATCGAATGACAGAATAAATTAAAGCTACAAttcacagcacagcctaccttactAGTTAAAAGACGTAAATACTTGTCCATGttcatcttggacattttgtctaaccgattgctagtgtaaaaTTGACATTGACAAATTATTGTgtgcataatactttactggcttgttattTTGAGCACAGAGTACACAGAGATaatcacatgtgtagagaagcacacttttcctttgattatggaatccccaaaaggacaaaatgcactcattATGTAAACACATGAAACAAACATTGCCAGCACACTACACCagagaaaagtctgttacactaatgtAATTGCATCTCATATTTCATATCCTATGCGAAAAATGTTTAAACACAaagcttaaattttgaattccACAGCAAATTGAGTATCTCACAGGAAAAcactcatttcacggtccgtgatgtgattttcatggccgtgaattaggtagggccttagtcaTAGCCTCCTAATTCATTGTTGCCAATTAATAAAGATAGTTTGTCTGCGCCAACTACAAAGAAGGCCTacgtaatattttttaaatatattttctttatgcattttctcccattttcatCCCTTTTTTAGAGCGTCCagttgccccattgcatcatgcttcctcttcaccaatactgatccctgctctgattgaggagaacaaagctaacccacgcccctccgacacgtgggcagcatgtcgTATGTATCTTATCACTTACACTTTAAGGAGTGCAGTGCAACCTAGCTGCATGTACgaagggacacaccctaagagcactcttttcctcatctctgtgcaggcgccatcaatcagccagtagaggtcataattgcaccagtcatgagagagagaccctatccggcttagtcccacccatatgaacaacaggccaatcgttactcatgtggctgctcagcctcagccggcaggcagaccTGAGATTCAATactatgtattcgagatcccagctctggttccagcgtgtgtttttaccgctgcgcctccTCAGCGGCCGGCCTACGTAATCTTTTGCCAAGGTTCAACAGAAAACGAAAGCTGACACTTTATGCTATGGGAAAATTTAAATGGGTAAATCatcaaattaaattttttaaccaTTTGCCATGAATACGAAGCTGATGATACACCAATAACACTGAATGTGAGAAAGAATCTGCTGCTCCAAAATCAGCAACTGATTTATATTTGATGATGATCACATAGACAAAGAAAAAGCTGAAGTGAGGGCTTCTTTATTGCTTGCCACTTcttggctgagctgttgttgctcctggaAATTTGTATTTCACACTAACAGAACCTACAGTTGACCATGGTAGCTCATACAAGGCAGAAATTGGTTAAAAAGAGTGCAAAAATTATTTAGTATGACACATTCTACTCCTAATCCTAGCATTGCAGGATTTAACTGGTCAATAAGAAAACATATTTAGCAATGAAGATGCATGATAACTGTACCAAAATGTTACAGATCATATGGTGAGTAATAATGTACCTTGTTTTGGGTTTGGCTGATTCCAGCAAGAAAGATAAGGTCAGCAATGAAGAGACTGATGCAGAGGTGCATGTGGATGGTGGTGCGAGCGCTCTTAATGGCACGAACAAGGCGGAAAGTCAGTATGCAGATGAGCAGGCAGATCAGCGATAGCGAAAGTCCAATCCAGGTGATTAGTTGCAATTCAAACACATTCTGCCATGAAGAAGAGACAGATATAAGGATATGataatttataattacaaaaacattactTTCACAAAAAAACATTGTGACTTAAACATACAACTTGGTAGAAACAAGAACTCAATCacttttgttttaataatttaatatacagtgggttaataaagtattcagacccctttaaTTTTGCACACTTTTAGTAGATTGTTGGGTCATTACAATTTATTACAACAGTTTTAATGCACCTTGACATTAAAGTCTCTGCAACTGTGTGTTTTGATGGTGAAAGGCACTGTGTAACATGTAACTATgtctaataaattattttacaacAGATGCAACAGATTTACCCACTTACTGACAATGACTAATCTGGCCATACCAGTCAAACAATAAACCGATACCATCTTGATAAAAAAGTTAACTAGACCCTCTTTTCATTTTTAGACATGCCATAAAGCATGTTAGGATCTTTAGGTGTTAGTAACTCAATAGTATCATgatagtatttatatttatttagtttttttttttattaaaaaaatgataGAACGTAAGAAGCCAGTACCTCCTGCTCATATAGGGCCATTAATACAGCAAAGCTGCTGAGATGTGTGCAGGAACAGACTGTATGATTGGTACTGAACTGGACCACGGTGCAGCCGCTGCTGGACCATGCTCCACCTTCTAAAGTTGAGTTCCAAAACACACAAATCAAATTCCCCTCTTTAGGCTGTAAAATTGAAAAAGAAAGTCAGACAGTTAGATAATGTAGACATAGTTCAGTAGTTCGAATACACAAAAGTAAATacacaaattaaatgaacaacAATGAGTAGCTCTTTCTAAATCAGACAATTACCACTAAACACTGTTCACTGATTCTTAAGACTTAAGATTTTTAAACAACCAAAGCTGTAACAAACCCATCAGGAAAGGTAGACAAGTGTATTTAGTGCCAATTTAAAGTGAGGAGGATGGGCAGAGGGGCAAAACGTTTGTAAGAATTAAGTTTAAAGATTTGATAAATACTCACATCTCAAGTCTtcaaatgtacagtacaataggACTATATGGAAGTTGTGTCAGAATAAAAGCTTTATTAAATCTAACTACAAATCTAAGCATCTAGAGTTTGCTAGATGCTACTGATACAATCAATTCATaatcaaataaaacattaattctttattttggCACCAAACAATAGTAAAAAGCATGATACTCAATACTTACAGTAAAATATAATGGACAATTTGTGATGTTTTACAATTTGTACTTGATTATATCAGAGTTCATGAAAAACCAGGAAAATCAAGATTAAACGTTGCTGCCTCAGACAAAAATCTAAAACTGGGTTGTGGATATATTACCAGAAGGTTACGATCCAAAACATCCAAACTGGGAAAGGGCAAGTACCTTTTTAACAGCACTGTATGTTCAAATACACCCACAAAAACCTCGGCGAGCCCAGTCCCTTAAACTAAACCCTGATAAAACATTGTGATGACTCCACTGATGTGTCTGTTTACTTTAAATCCTGAAGCTCTgcaattaaaatattaagattctatttttatttccaGTTAATATATTTGTACCTGCAGGTGAGAGAAGGTGAGTGTTACTGGCTTCTGCAAATAAGATGTGTGAGGGTTAGTGACGGCCACAGTCACAACTTCTGAGTTGATCTGGAGCTTTTGGTCTTCTGG contains:
- the LOC134301581 gene encoding adhesion G protein-coupled receptor E5, with protein sequence MSTNSVQLKSHWETAAGNTNLGFAAAALLSYKSMHNSVNNFFDWIENPEDQKLQINSEVVTVAVTNPHTSYLQKPVTLTFSHLQPKEGNLICVFWNSTLEGGAWSSSGCTVVQFSTNHTVCSCTHLSSFAVLMALYEQENVFELQLITWIGLSLSLICLLICILTFRLVRAIKSARTTIHMHLCISLFIADLIFLAGISQTQNKVGCAFVAAMLHFFFLAAFCWMCLEGVQLFRMVVLVFNTSVNSYYLMAAGYGVPALIVAISAVVNAGGYGTKHHCWLNLEKGFIWSFFGPVCVIIAVNAFFFLITVWKLAQKLSSLNPDLGMLRKIRTFTITAIAQLCVLGTMWIFGCFQFDESTLAMSYLFTIFNSLQGVLVFIMHCLLSKQVREEYSRFLCSMCTPQKRKYSEFSTNQSSKSQASKSIQNTGESHI